A single region of the Raphanus sativus cultivar WK10039 chromosome 1, ASM80110v3, whole genome shotgun sequence genome encodes:
- the LOC108850706 gene encoding two-component response regulator ARR4 codes for MASDGGVSCLRRPEMMNVGIGGMEHPLLDVDEVHVLAVDDSLVDRIVIERLLRITSCKVTAVDSGWRALEFLGLDNEKASAELDRLKVDLIITDYCMPGMTGYELLKKIKESSSFRQVPVVIMSSENVITRIDRCLEEGAEDFLLKPVKLADVKRLRNYLTRDVKLSNGNKRKLPEDSPPSTLSPDSSDSSPSPLSPVEIFSSPPSSPIDDDNVLTSSPESSPSPEETPVRRQKMRSPGLD; via the exons ATGGCTAGCGACGGTGGCGTTTCTTGTCTACGGAGGCCAGAGATGATGAACGTCGGCATCGGAGGAATGGAACATCCTCTTTTGGATGTAGATGAAGTTCATGTCCTGGCCGTCGACGACAGCCTCGTTGATCGGATTGTCATCGAGAGATTGCTTCGTATTACCTCCTGCAAAG TCACGGCGGTAGATAGCGGATGGCGTGCTCTGGAGTTTCTAGGGCTAGACAACGAGAAAGCCTCTGCAGAACTCGAT AGATTGAAAGTTGATCTGATCATCACGGATTACTGCATGCCTGGAATGACAGGCTACGAGCTCctcaagaagatcaag GAATCGTCCAGTTTCCGACAAGTCCCGGTTGTAATAATGTCGTCGGAGAATGTAATAACAAGAATCGACAG GTGCCTTGAGGAAGGTGCGGAGGATTTCTTACTCAAACCGGTGAAGCTCGCCGACGTGAAACGCCTCAGAAACTATCTGACCAGAGACGTTAAACTTTCAAACGGAAACAAACGGAAGCTTCCAGAAGATTCGCCTCCGTCGACTCTCTCGCCTGATTCGTCGGACTCTTCTCCCTCGCCGTTATCTCCCGTGGAGATCTTTTCCTCGCCGCCCTCATCTCCAATTGACGATGACAATGTGCTGACATCGTCGCCGGAGTCTTCTCCATCGCCGGAGGAAACGCCGGTTCGACGGCAGAAGATGAGGAGTCCCGGGTTAGATTAG
- the LOC108811995 gene encoding paired amphipathic helix protein Sin3-like 6 isoform X1: protein MKRDRETRTNKGGLTTSDALHYLRTVRTIFHDNVGKYETFLEIMRDFKAQRVDTAGVIDRIKDLFRGYNDLLLGFNTFLPKDHTITLSPEEEKPKTKVDFKDAISFVTKIKARFGGDEHAYKSFLDILNMYRKDKKSITDVYKEVTLLFKGHEDLLVEFVNFLPSCSESTSGKNAAPLQKRIKRERKVEDESEHSDQREDGDENLVAFPAGNTLGNSLVKKEGHRSHLKAEDNGGTRDHEESERDTDRTDKSAAAGSNDIGNQKSPLSASKYVGTPINELDLSECVQCTPSYRRLPKDYPVEIPRYRNALGKKILNDHLVSVTSGSEDYSFSHMRKNQYEESLFRCEDDRYEMDMLLGSVSSAIIHVEILLEKINSNSISTDTTICIEKHLSAMNLRCIERLYGDNGLDVMDLLKKNMHSALPVILTRLKQKQEEWARCHSDFQKVWAEVYAKNHHKSLDHRSFYFKQQDAKNLSTKYLVAEIKDISEKKHQEDLLQAISVRTIPSFTPDLEFNYCDTQIHEELYLLIKYYCEELCATEQADRVMKLWTTFLEPMFGILSRNQGNLAMDEKLKSNNEELHDASVAVKDSASGSNRKHPRSQEKLKKNKPAVQGSSPVKDVSTSIVKTVKHDKLQDDEAMANEVIQSFKQVSPRNDQITENVEVRKVNEVSAEKHEVEREEGELSPTGNSEVANGPEGEDRSFAFSERFLKTVKPVAKHVHGPLKASETGSQNDSRVFYGNDSCYVLFRLHQMLYERMQSAKKQAEKKGKAPDNTTPDPYSRFMDALFNLLDGSSDNTKYEDECRSAFGAQSYVLFTLDKLVQKLVKHLHAVAADETDTKLVQLYAYENCRKKGRFLDPLYHDNARALLHEANIYRIRYSSTKASLSIQLMNSHPEVTGAAMEPGFAEYLQNNYLTSVNDEENHGVFLKRNKEKLIGIDESSGKLAAMEGLNVINGIEFKMACSTSKVKYIANTSDLLYRSKQRKENPVGQRLKRVSEISKQRRISRFHIMLNCKIMSLPSL from the exons atgaagagagatagagaaac GAGAACCAATAAGGGGGGATTAACCACAAGTGACGCCCTGCATTACCTCAGAACTGTGAGGACCATTTTTCATGACAATGTAGGCAAGTATGAGACTTTCCTTGAGATCATGAGGGACTTTAAAGCTCAGAG AGTCGACACTGCTGGTGTCATAGATAGAATTAAAGATTTGTTCAGGGGGTACAACGACCTACTCTTGGGTTTTAATACTTTCTTGCCCAAAGACCATACAATAACCCTTTCCCCTGAGGAAGAGAAGCCTAAGACCAAGGTGGATTTCAAAGATGCTATCAGTTTTGTCACCAAGATCAAG GCGAGGTTCGGTGGTGATGAACATGCCTATAAAAGTTTTCTAGACATCTTGAACATGTACCGAAAGGACAAAAAGTCCATCACTGATGTCTACAAAGAG GTTACTTTGCTGTTCAAGGGTCATGAAGATCTGCTGGTGGAGTTCGTTAATTTCTTACCTAGCTGTTCAGAATCTACTTCTGGGAAGAATGCAGCACCGCTCCAGAAG AGAATAAAACGAGAGCGTAAGGTCGAAGATGAGTCTGAACACTCTGACCAACGCGAAGATGGTGACGAGAACCTTGTCGCTTTCCCCGCTGGTAATACCCTAGGAA ACTCCCTTGTTAAAAAAGAAGGCCATCGAAGCCATTTGAAGGCGGAGGACAATGGGGGAACTCGAGATCATGAAGAGAGTGAAAGAGATACAGATAGAACTGACAAAAGTGCAGCGGCTGGCAGTAATGATATTGGAAATCAAAAGAGTCCACTATCTGCTTCAAAGTATGTGGGAACACCTATAAATGAACTTGATCTTTCCGAGTGCGTTCAGTGTACACCAAGTTATCGGCGCCTTCCAAAGGAT TATCCAGTTGAGATTCCAAGGTACAGAAATGCACTTGGTAAAAAGATACTTAATGACCACCTAGTATCCGTCACCTCAGGGAGTGAAGATTACTCGTTCAGTCATATGCGCAAAAACCAGTACGAGGAAAGCTTGTTTCGGTGTGAGGATGACAG GTATGAGATGGACATGTTACTAGGATCCGTAAGTTCAGCTATCATACACGTGGAGATTCTTCTGGAAAAGATCAACAGCAATTCAATCTCAACGGACACTACGATATGCATTGAAAAGCACTTATCAG CTATGAACTTACGATGCATTGAGCGTTTATACGGTGATAATGGGCTTGATGTCATGGATCTTCTGAAGAAGAATATGCATAGCGCTTTACCGGTGATACTAACGCGCTTGAAGCAGAAGCAAGAAGAATGGGCAAGGTGCCACTCTGATTTTCAGAAAGTTTGGGCTGAAGTGTATGCCAAGAATCACCATAAGTCACTGGATCATCGTAGTTTCTATTTCAAGCAGCAGGACGCCAAGAACTTGAGCACAAAAT ATTTAGTGGCAGAGATAAAAGATATCAGCGAGAAAAAGCATCAAGAAGATCTGCTTCAAGCTATCTCTGTCAGAACTATACCTTCATTTACTCCAGACTTGGAGTTCAACTATTGTGATACACAAATTCATGAAGAGCTGTATCTGTTAATCAAGTACTACTGTGAAGAATTGTGTGCGACGGAACAAGCAGATAGGGTAATGAAGCTGTGGACAACCTTTTTGGAGCCCATGTTCGGCATTCTTTCGAGGAATCAAGGTAACCTGGCGATGGACGAGAAGTTAAAAAGCAACAACGAAGAATTGCATGATGCAAGTGTTGCAGTGAAGGACAGCGCTTCTGGGTCGAACCGTAAACATCCTAGATCACAGGAAAAGCTGAAGAAGAATAAGCCAGCAGTGCAAGGCAGCTCTCCTGTGAAAGATGTGTCTACCAGTATAGTGAAAACAGTTAAGCACGATAAACTGCAAGATGATGAAGCTATGGCTAATGAG GTTATCCAGTCGTTCAAGCAGGTGTCCCCAAGAAACGACCAGATAACTGAAAATGTAGAGGTTCGCAAGGTGAACGAAGTATCAGCCGAAAAGCATGAGGTTGAGCGAGAAGAGGGTGAGTTATCTCCCACCGGCAATAGTGAGGTGGCTAATGGACCCGAAGGTGAAGATCGATCCTTCGCATTTTCAGAAAGGTTTCTGAAAACTGTAAAACCTGTTGCCAAGCATGTGCATGGGCCATTGAAAGCTAGTGAAACTGGCTCTCAGAATGATTCTCGAGTTTTCTACGGGAATGATTCCTGTTATGTTCTATTTAGGCTTCATCAG ATGTTGTACGAGAGGATGCAATCAGCAAAGAAACAGGCAGAAAAGAAGGGGAAGGCTCCAGATAACACAACTCCTGATCCTTATTCAAG GTTCATGGATGCACTCTTTAATTTACTTGACGGCTCTAGTGACAATACAAAGTATGAAGATGAGTGCCGCTCTGCTTTTGGAGCACAGTCATATGTTCTTTTCACATTGGACAAGCTAGTTCAGAAGCTTGTTAAGCAT CTCCATGCGGTTGCAGCTGATGAGACAGACACCAAGCTTGTTCAACTATACGCATATGAGAACTGCAGAAAAAAGGGAAGATTCCTTGATCCATTGTATCATGACAATGCACGTGCCCTTCTCCATGAGGCAAACATATACCGGATCAGATAT TCGTCGACAAAAGCCAGTCTCTCAATTCAGCTTATGAACAGTCATCCTGAAGTAACAGGTGCAGCGATGGAGCCAGGTTTTGCCGAATATCTACAAAATAATTATCTGACATCCGTCAATGATGAAGAGAATCACGGAGTGTTTCTGAAAAG GAACAAGGAGAAACTCATCGGTATAGATGAATCTTCGGGGAAGCTTGCTGCAATGGAAGGATTAAATGTTATAAATGGGATCGAATTCAAGATGGCTTGCAGTACTTCGAAG GTGAAGTATATAGCAAACACGTCAGATCTTTTGTACAGAAGCAAGCAGAGGAAAGAGAATCCAGTGGGACAGAGGCTTAAAAGAGTGAGCGAAATCTCAAAGCAGAGGAGAATATCGCGGTTTCACATTATGCTCAACTGCAAAATTATGTCCTTGCCGTCTCTATAA
- the LOC108811995 gene encoding paired amphipathic helix protein Sin3-like 6 isoform X2, which yields MKRDRETRTNKGGLTTSDALHYLRTVRTIFHDNVGKYETFLEIMRDFKAQRVDTAGVIDRIKDLFRGYNDLLLGFNTFLPKDHTITLSPEEEKPKTKVDFKDAISFVTKIKARFGGDEHAYKSFLDILNMYRKDKKSITDVYKEVTLLFKGHEDLLVEFVNFLPSCSESTSGKNAAPLQKRIKRERKVEDESEHSDQREDGDENLVAFPADSLVKKEGHRSHLKAEDNGGTRDHEESERDTDRTDKSAAAGSNDIGNQKSPLSASKYVGTPINELDLSECVQCTPSYRRLPKDYPVEIPRYRNALGKKILNDHLVSVTSGSEDYSFSHMRKNQYEESLFRCEDDRYEMDMLLGSVSSAIIHVEILLEKINSNSISTDTTICIEKHLSAMNLRCIERLYGDNGLDVMDLLKKNMHSALPVILTRLKQKQEEWARCHSDFQKVWAEVYAKNHHKSLDHRSFYFKQQDAKNLSTKYLVAEIKDISEKKHQEDLLQAISVRTIPSFTPDLEFNYCDTQIHEELYLLIKYYCEELCATEQADRVMKLWTTFLEPMFGILSRNQGNLAMDEKLKSNNEELHDASVAVKDSASGSNRKHPRSQEKLKKNKPAVQGSSPVKDVSTSIVKTVKHDKLQDDEAMANEVIQSFKQVSPRNDQITENVEVRKVNEVSAEKHEVEREEGELSPTGNSEVANGPEGEDRSFAFSERFLKTVKPVAKHVHGPLKASETGSQNDSRVFYGNDSCYVLFRLHQMLYERMQSAKKQAEKKGKAPDNTTPDPYSRFMDALFNLLDGSSDNTKYEDECRSAFGAQSYVLFTLDKLVQKLVKHLHAVAADETDTKLVQLYAYENCRKKGRFLDPLYHDNARALLHEANIYRIRYSSTKASLSIQLMNSHPEVTGAAMEPGFAEYLQNNYLTSVNDEENHGVFLKRNKEKLIGIDESSGKLAAMEGLNVINGIEFKMACSTSKVKYIANTSDLLYRSKQRKENPVGQRLKRVSEISKQRRISRFHIMLNCKIMSLPSL from the exons atgaagagagatagagaaac GAGAACCAATAAGGGGGGATTAACCACAAGTGACGCCCTGCATTACCTCAGAACTGTGAGGACCATTTTTCATGACAATGTAGGCAAGTATGAGACTTTCCTTGAGATCATGAGGGACTTTAAAGCTCAGAG AGTCGACACTGCTGGTGTCATAGATAGAATTAAAGATTTGTTCAGGGGGTACAACGACCTACTCTTGGGTTTTAATACTTTCTTGCCCAAAGACCATACAATAACCCTTTCCCCTGAGGAAGAGAAGCCTAAGACCAAGGTGGATTTCAAAGATGCTATCAGTTTTGTCACCAAGATCAAG GCGAGGTTCGGTGGTGATGAACATGCCTATAAAAGTTTTCTAGACATCTTGAACATGTACCGAAAGGACAAAAAGTCCATCACTGATGTCTACAAAGAG GTTACTTTGCTGTTCAAGGGTCATGAAGATCTGCTGGTGGAGTTCGTTAATTTCTTACCTAGCTGTTCAGAATCTACTTCTGGGAAGAATGCAGCACCGCTCCAGAAG AGAATAAAACGAGAGCGTAAGGTCGAAGATGAGTCTGAACACTCTGACCAACGCGAAGATGGTGACGAGAACCTTGTCGCTTTCCCCGCTG ACTCCCTTGTTAAAAAAGAAGGCCATCGAAGCCATTTGAAGGCGGAGGACAATGGGGGAACTCGAGATCATGAAGAGAGTGAAAGAGATACAGATAGAACTGACAAAAGTGCAGCGGCTGGCAGTAATGATATTGGAAATCAAAAGAGTCCACTATCTGCTTCAAAGTATGTGGGAACACCTATAAATGAACTTGATCTTTCCGAGTGCGTTCAGTGTACACCAAGTTATCGGCGCCTTCCAAAGGAT TATCCAGTTGAGATTCCAAGGTACAGAAATGCACTTGGTAAAAAGATACTTAATGACCACCTAGTATCCGTCACCTCAGGGAGTGAAGATTACTCGTTCAGTCATATGCGCAAAAACCAGTACGAGGAAAGCTTGTTTCGGTGTGAGGATGACAG GTATGAGATGGACATGTTACTAGGATCCGTAAGTTCAGCTATCATACACGTGGAGATTCTTCTGGAAAAGATCAACAGCAATTCAATCTCAACGGACACTACGATATGCATTGAAAAGCACTTATCAG CTATGAACTTACGATGCATTGAGCGTTTATACGGTGATAATGGGCTTGATGTCATGGATCTTCTGAAGAAGAATATGCATAGCGCTTTACCGGTGATACTAACGCGCTTGAAGCAGAAGCAAGAAGAATGGGCAAGGTGCCACTCTGATTTTCAGAAAGTTTGGGCTGAAGTGTATGCCAAGAATCACCATAAGTCACTGGATCATCGTAGTTTCTATTTCAAGCAGCAGGACGCCAAGAACTTGAGCACAAAAT ATTTAGTGGCAGAGATAAAAGATATCAGCGAGAAAAAGCATCAAGAAGATCTGCTTCAAGCTATCTCTGTCAGAACTATACCTTCATTTACTCCAGACTTGGAGTTCAACTATTGTGATACACAAATTCATGAAGAGCTGTATCTGTTAATCAAGTACTACTGTGAAGAATTGTGTGCGACGGAACAAGCAGATAGGGTAATGAAGCTGTGGACAACCTTTTTGGAGCCCATGTTCGGCATTCTTTCGAGGAATCAAGGTAACCTGGCGATGGACGAGAAGTTAAAAAGCAACAACGAAGAATTGCATGATGCAAGTGTTGCAGTGAAGGACAGCGCTTCTGGGTCGAACCGTAAACATCCTAGATCACAGGAAAAGCTGAAGAAGAATAAGCCAGCAGTGCAAGGCAGCTCTCCTGTGAAAGATGTGTCTACCAGTATAGTGAAAACAGTTAAGCACGATAAACTGCAAGATGATGAAGCTATGGCTAATGAG GTTATCCAGTCGTTCAAGCAGGTGTCCCCAAGAAACGACCAGATAACTGAAAATGTAGAGGTTCGCAAGGTGAACGAAGTATCAGCCGAAAAGCATGAGGTTGAGCGAGAAGAGGGTGAGTTATCTCCCACCGGCAATAGTGAGGTGGCTAATGGACCCGAAGGTGAAGATCGATCCTTCGCATTTTCAGAAAGGTTTCTGAAAACTGTAAAACCTGTTGCCAAGCATGTGCATGGGCCATTGAAAGCTAGTGAAACTGGCTCTCAGAATGATTCTCGAGTTTTCTACGGGAATGATTCCTGTTATGTTCTATTTAGGCTTCATCAG ATGTTGTACGAGAGGATGCAATCAGCAAAGAAACAGGCAGAAAAGAAGGGGAAGGCTCCAGATAACACAACTCCTGATCCTTATTCAAG GTTCATGGATGCACTCTTTAATTTACTTGACGGCTCTAGTGACAATACAAAGTATGAAGATGAGTGCCGCTCTGCTTTTGGAGCACAGTCATATGTTCTTTTCACATTGGACAAGCTAGTTCAGAAGCTTGTTAAGCAT CTCCATGCGGTTGCAGCTGATGAGACAGACACCAAGCTTGTTCAACTATACGCATATGAGAACTGCAGAAAAAAGGGAAGATTCCTTGATCCATTGTATCATGACAATGCACGTGCCCTTCTCCATGAGGCAAACATATACCGGATCAGATAT TCGTCGACAAAAGCCAGTCTCTCAATTCAGCTTATGAACAGTCATCCTGAAGTAACAGGTGCAGCGATGGAGCCAGGTTTTGCCGAATATCTACAAAATAATTATCTGACATCCGTCAATGATGAAGAGAATCACGGAGTGTTTCTGAAAAG GAACAAGGAGAAACTCATCGGTATAGATGAATCTTCGGGGAAGCTTGCTGCAATGGAAGGATTAAATGTTATAAATGGGATCGAATTCAAGATGGCTTGCAGTACTTCGAAG GTGAAGTATATAGCAAACACGTCAGATCTTTTGTACAGAAGCAAGCAGAGGAAAGAGAATCCAGTGGGACAGAGGCTTAAAAGAGTGAGCGAAATCTCAAAGCAGAGGAGAATATCGCGGTTTCACATTATGCTCAACTGCAAAATTATGTCCTTGCCGTCTCTATAA